GCACAGGAGACAGGATGCTCTACCCCCCACGCATCTTACAGCACGCTCCCCCTTGAAAAACTGATTGCATTTTCTGATACAATACGATATCTTTCTGCACACGAAATTTCTCAGACTTACAATCTACCCCACACTGTATCAGCATATTTATCTCCCGCACTCTGGATGTATCGTACTATTGCCAAAAAACTTTCTGTAAAAGAGCTCTATCTCTGCGACATATCACTTCATACAGGGGTACTTTTGTTCAAACAAGGGATCACATATGACCTGCAGAAACAGAGTAAGAAAGCTGCTCAGGCCGTAGGAGAAAAATATCTCTACGATAAAAAACACGCCCAACGTGTAGCCTATTATGCACGAAAAATCGGCTCTACACTCGCCAAGCAATTCCACATATCCGAACACGAACTCCATCTATTAGAGCTTGCAGCATATTTGCATGATATCGGTAAGTTTATCAACAGTTCAAACCATCATGGGCATAGCTATTACCTTATACAAAACAGCACACTTTTCGGTCTGACAAAAGACGAGATACATACAGTGGCCCTTTTAAGTAAATATCATCGCAAGAAATACCCTACAAAAATCAGTGGACAAAAAAAGTACTCCTATGAAGAACGTCTGCGCGTATTAAAACTATCGGCCATCCTCCGTATTGCGGACTCGCTTGATAAGGGCGGCATGGGAAAAAAAGCTGTTTCCATATCTCTTACATCAAAGGCACTTCGTATTTCCATGCCCTACTACGAAGGCCATAACTTAGAACGTTTAGCTATTCGAGAAAACAATAAAAATTTAAAGACATCTACGGCATACCGATAGAACTACAGACTGATATAAAGGAGTAATCCCATGGGAGCGACATCTGCTTTTTT
The sequence above is a segment of the Chitinivibrio alkaliphilus ACht1 genome. Coding sequences within it:
- a CDS encoding HD domain-containing protein — encoded protein: MPPIFAIIDLGSQSVRLRIMQTDVHGNIEQIDFLEQNIPLGADTFSQKKKISDTNTNKVIHALMAYKRVITEYDVPPHHCLSLASSAIKEARNRDLFIHKIAIATGITIHVLSVREIIRYLYISYKHSVGRAEHFQNQNSLIYHMGGGNSPFIHMVKNTVVFSHISHFGTLRAMEEIHPYAETPEELYDSLYQEIERRVDNLFSYGYIHRTINALITYGTAITTAAQETGCSTPHASYSTLPLEKLIAFSDTIRYLSAHEISQTYNLPHTVSAYLSPALWMYRTIAKKLSVKELYLCDISLHTGVLLFKQGITYDLQKQSKKAAQAVGEKYLYDKKHAQRVAYYARKIGSTLAKQFHISEHELHLLELAAYLHDIGKFINSSNHHGHSYYLIQNSTLFGLTKDEIHTVALLSKYHRKKYPTKISGQKKYSYEERLRVLKLSAILRIADSLDKGGMGKKAVSISLTSKALRISMPYYEGHNLERLAIRENNKNLKTSTAYR